The Amycolatopsis endophytica genome includes the window TCCGCTGACCACGACCGCCGACACCAGCTTGTCGACCGCGGCCAGCCTGCCCAGCCGGTCGCGGGTGACCAGGAACAGCATCACCAGGTACAGCAGGTAGGCCACGGCCAGATCGGCGAGCCAGCCCGGCGAGGTGAGCAGCTCGTGCATGACGAACCAGGTCAGCAGTGTCGCCGAGGCCGCGCACCCCAGTGCCACCCACCGGTCCTGCGGGGTGGTGGCCGACGTGCGCCGCCTGACCGGCGGGCCGGAGCGCGGCGGGGTCCGGGTTTCGTCCAGCGTCGCGGTCACGCGTCCACCCCCGCACCGGAGCGGCTGCGTGAGATGATCATCGACGCGGTGAAGTTCGTCGCCAGCGTGAACACGAACAGCACGAGACCGGCCGCCATCAGTCCGTTGAGGAAGATCCCGGTCGCGCCCGCGTTGTTCGCGATGAACCCGGAGATCGTGGCGCCGCCGAACTCCAGGAAGTGTGTCGTGATCTCGGGAACCTGCGGCAGCAGCAGGGAAACCGCGATGGTCTCGCCGAGCGCGCGGCCCAGCCCGAGCATCGCGCCGCCGATGATCCCGCCGCGGCCGAACGGCAGCACCACGGTCTTCACCATGCCCCACCGCGTGCTGCCCAGTGCCAGCGCCGCTTCCTTCTCGCCGAGCGGGGTCTGCACGAAGACCTCGCGGATCACCGACGTGGTGATCGGGATGACCATCAGCGACACCACGAGCCCGGCCACGAACATCGAGTTGAACAGCACCGCGTCCGGCTCGGTGGCGAAGAGCGGGAACCAGCCGAGGTTCCCGGTCATCCACTCCGCCACCGGCGTGAGGTAGGGCCCGAGGAAACTGAACGCCCACAGGCCGTAGAGCAGGCTGGGGATCGCCGCGAGCAGATCGACCAGACCGGTGAGGAGCCCGCGCATCCGGCCGCTCGCGTACTCGGTGATGAACAGCGCGGCCAAGATCGACAGCGGCACGGCGACGACCACCGCGATCACCGCGACGACCACCGTGCCGTACAGCAGGCCGAGCACGCCCATCACCCCGGTGGCGGGGTCGAAGCGGATCGTGCCGAAGAACCCGAAACCGCTCACCTGGAACGCCGGGACCGACCGGAAGATCAGGAAGAACCCGATGACGATCAGCAACGCCAGCACGGACAGGCCCGCGCCGGTGGTGATGCGGCGGAAGGCGCGGTCGGCGCGGGAGGGTGCGTCGGCGATCGGCCGCACGGGCGGCGGCTCACCGGATTTCGGCATGGCGAGGGTCACGGAGCGAGTATCGCGATCCCGCGGCCGGGAAACGTGGACGATCAGGGAAGGCCCGACGGCGCATCGGTGAATTGGGCGCTCCGAGGGGTTTCCGCCGTTGACGGGATGCGGGCGCGATGGCGAAGTTGGGCCCATGACTGGCGTTCGACGTGTGCTGCTCGTTTTCGTGAGCGGTTTTCTCGCCGTGGCGGGAGTGCTCGTGGTTCCGTCCGCGACCGCCCAGACGGCGTCGCTGAGCTACTCCGTCCAGACGAGCGGGGTGGACCCGTTGCACGCACAGGACGGCGATCCGTTGCGGATCACCATTTCCGGCCTGCCTGCCGGCGCGACCGCGAACTACCGGGTGTGCCCGAGCCCGCTGCCGGACGGGTTGCTCAAGCCCGGCACGTGGGCGCCCGACCACACGGTCGCGGCACGCGTCGCCGCCTACTGCTCCGCCTTCAACGACGAGCTGTCCGGTGCGGTGTTCGCGCCGCCCAACACCCCGCGCGGCCGCAGCGCCGCCACGCAGAACATCGTGCTGGACACGTTCGTGCCACGCGGCAGCCGGACCCCGGCGAACATCAACTTCGACCCGGAGTACACGCAGCTGCAGCCGTCGCAGGCCCTCACCTGGCCGAGCAACCCGGAGGGCAAGAAGTACTCCTACACCTGCGACGAGAACAACCCGTGCACGATGACGCTGACGATCACCGGCACGCCGCCGGGCTCGACCGCCGCGCAGACGGTCTACGACAGCTCGATCACCTTCGCCGCGTCCGCGCCCGGCCTGGAGATCCAGGGCTGCGGCGGTGTCGGCGCGAGCACGCTCAACGCGAGCATGCCGGAGCGGTTCGGCGACACGGCGGTGTCCTGGAACCAGATGCTGTGCGCGCCGACGCAGTCCGCGCAGCCCGCCAACATCGTCGCCGAGACGGAGGACGCGGGGCTGAGGGCGTTCGACACGGGTGCGTCCGACATCGCGATGACCGGTTCCGGTGGCAGGCTGGCGAGCCAGACGGAGCGCGAGCGGGCCTACGTGCCCGCCGCGCTCAACGCGACCGTGATCGCCGCGGTGGGCTGGGCGCCCACCGACGTCACGGACAGCGGAGCGCTGGTGAGTTCCCGTCTCGGCACCGCGTTGACCTTCACCTGGGACGACGTGGCGAACATGCTCAGCAAGGGCGGCCTGAGCCCGTCCTCCACCGGACGCGGCGGCATCTTCCGGAACGGATCACCGCTGGTGACCCGCAACCCCGCGCTCGACGCGATCAAGGACGGCAACGGCAACACCACGAGCGCGCCCGAAACCCGCGCCGGCGTGGACACCGCCAACCTCAGCTTCTTCGGCGTCACGGGGGAGTCCGGGCCGAGCACGGTCCCGGCGATCCTGAGCGGGAAGCTGGCGAGCGCGGCCCCCGGCGCCTGGGTGTATGGCACCACGTCGTACTTCGCGGACAAGGGCGGTGGCCCGGTCGGCACCGTCACCGACCTCAACGCGCTGAACCTCGACCTGGTCAACGTGCACAACGTGGACGCCAAGTCCGGCCGGGTCAACGTGCGCAAGCAGGTCAACGGGCCAGTGCTCGGGACCGGGTTCGAATGCACCAACGGCTGCCTGAACTGGGTCGTGACCGACCTGGCGACGGCGACCGAGTACGGCTGGGCGCCCGTCGCGCTGCCCGACGGTCACGGCGGGTACGTCGCGCCGACCCCGGCGTCGCTGCGGGCCGCGGCGGCGCACGCGACCCAGGCCGAGGACGGTTCGGTCACGATCGGCGACGTCAGCGCCGATCCGGCCGCGTACCCGCTGACGTTCGTGGAGTCGGTGGCGGCACCGGTCAACCCGCTGATCGACGAAAGCTGCCAGCCGCTGGCCGACAAGCAGGCCCAGCTGGCCACCTTCCTCAAGGCCGCCACCAACGGCGGGCAGGGCGGGCTCGGGGCCGGGCTGGTGCCGCTGACGCCGGAACTGCTGAGCGCGGCGCAGGAAGCGGCGGCACTGGTCGGCACCGGCACCGCCGCTGAGGCGTGCCAGGAGCGGGAAGACGCGCGGAACCCCGGATCGGCGACCGGTGGATCGTCCGGTTCGTACACGACGGGGTCCGGCGGCGACGGACTCGGCACCGGCTTCGGCACCGGTGGCCTTGGCGCGGGCGGTTCCGGCTCGGCCGCGGGCGCCGCTCCGCTGGACACCAAGGTGCCGACGCCGGAGAGTCTCACCGAGTCCCGCAACCTCGCGGCCTCGACGAAGATCCCGTTCTTCCCTGGCGGCACCGCGCTCGCGGCCCTGATCCCGCTGCTGGCACTGGTCGGACTGGTGGTGCTGCCCGCGGGCACCGCCTACGCCTCCGCCGGACGGCCGCTGCCGCCCTGGCTGGACGCGCTGAAACGGCGGATCACCTCGATGCGGAGCGGTTCATGAGCACCCTGTCCACGGTGGAGAACGACGAGGCGTGGGACGAGGAGGAGCAGACGGAGACCGTCCTCGACGAACCGGTCGAGGAACCCGCGCCGCGGTTCGCCACGTTCGGTCCGAAATGGATCGCCGGAACGGCGGTCGCCTGGGTGCTCACCACGGCGCTGTGCTTCGTGCTGGTCACCTACGCGCTCGGGCCGATGCTCGCCAACAACGACCAGCGCGCCGCGCTCGCCGACCTGAAAGGCGAGATCGCCGAGGCGTACGGGGCGACCCGGACACTGCTGGGTGCCGCGCCGGTCACGAAACCGCCGGAGTTCGGATCGCCGGTCGCGATCCTGGAGATCCCGAAGCTGAACCTGCAGCAGGTCGTGCTGGAGGGCGTCACCCCGGAGCAGACCGCGTCCGGGGCCGGTCACGTGCCGGGGACGTCGAGGCCGGGGCAGGCGGGCAACAGCGGCATCGTGGGCCGCTACTCCGGGTACGGGGCGCCGTTCTCGCGCCTGGGGGAGCTGGCCGCCGGTGACCAGATCGTCGTCGCGACCACCCAGGGCAAGTCCGTCTACACCGTCACCGGGACGGCCACGCGGGAGTTCGACGAGGACGGCGACTACGGCAAGAGTCAGGACGACCGGCTCACGCTCGTCACGTCGGCGTCGTGGTGGCCCGGTTCGGCCTCGTCCGCGACGGTGGTGACCGCGGTGATCGAGGGCAAGCCGTTCCGCCCGACGCCGCAGAACGGACGAGCCGATGCGCAGGACGGCCGCACCGGCGATCCGTCCGCGTGGGCGCAGCTGGTGCTGGCATTCGGCGGATTCGTCGCGGTCGCCGCCGGAGCTACGCTGCTTTACCGGCGGTGGCGCCCGGTGTCCACCTATGTCGTCACCACCCCGGCCCTGCTGGTGCTGGCCGTGCTCGCGGCGACCGCCGTGTGGCGCCTGCTGCCTGCCTGGGCCTGACCATGCCGAGAAGACCGATCAGGGGGAACATGATGCTGCGTCAGGAGCGCTGGGCCGCGGAGCGGCGACGGCGCAAGTCCGAGGCCAGGCGCGTCAAGCTCGGCGCGTACGCGGCGGCCTCGCTGGCACTCGTGCCGTTCCTGCCCAGCGGCGGTGTGCCGATCGCGCTGGTCGCCGAGACCGGGGCGACGGGGGAGTCCGCGCAGGCGTCGTTGAGCCCGGCGGTGCTGGACGCGGCGGACGACCCGCTGATGCTCGCCGCGCAGCTGCCCTCGTTCGCGGACCTGCCGATCACGCCGATGGGTGCCCCGGTGACGTCGGCGCCGCGCATCCCGGCGAGCGTGTGGGACGCCTACCACCGCGCGGCCGCGGAGATGGCCCGGATCGCGCCGGACTGTCACCTGGACTGGTCGCTGCTGGCGGCGATCGGCCGCATCGAATCGGGCCACGCGCGCGGCGGCCGGGTGGACGCCGACGGCACGACCACGGGCGCGATCCTCGGCCCGGTGCTCGACGGCGGCGCCTTCGCGGCCATCCGGGACACCGACGGCGGTGCACTGGACGGCGATGTCCATTGGGACCGCGCGGTGGGGCCGATGCAGTTCATCCCGGCCACGTTCAGGTCGTTCGGCGCGGACGGCAACGGCGACGGCGTGGTGAGCCCGCACAACATCTTCGACGCGGCGCTCGCGGCGGGCAGGTACCTGTGCGCCGGCGGCGGTGACCTGCGGGATCCGCGGCAGCGGGCGCAGGCGGTGTTCCGGTACAACCACTCGGACGCCTATGTCGCGACGGTCCTGCTGTGGGCGGACGCCTACGCCCGCGGCGGCACCCCGGTGGCGGACTCGCCCGGTGTGGCCGGCCCGGTCGTGGGAGCGGTGGTGCCCGGTGCGGTGGCGCCCGGTGCTCCCGTCGTGTCGTTGCCGGGCGCGCCGGTGGCCGTACCGCCGCCCCCGCCGGTGACGGTGCCCGCGCCTCCGTCGGTCACGCCCCCGGCAACCCCGCCCCCGTCCCCGACGCGGACACTGGTTCCCACCACGACGTCGACCACGAGTGAGCCGCCCTCGTCGAGCTGCACCCCGGCGCCCACGACGACCTCGACGCCGACGACGACCACGCCGGTGGAGACGACCACTCCTCCGGTGGAGACGACGAGCAGCAGCGCTCCCAGCACGACTCCGTCACCTTCGGAGCCCGCCTGCTGAGGTTGGGTTGCCGCTACGCGGGTTCTGGCGCTACGCGCGAACGGCCAACACGCCGCCGCGAACAGCAAACACGCCAGCGGGAGCGGCAAACACGCCGCGCGCCGCGCTGTGTTTGCCGTTCCGGGCGGCGTGTTTGCCGCTGCGGGCGGCGTGTTTGCCGTTCCGGGCGGCGCACCCGGCAACGGGAAGTGACCAGCTCCGAACCAGTCCTCTCCCGCAACCCGATCCCCAGCCACATCGGTTGCCGAGCAGTCGGGTCAAGGCACGCTTTCCCGCCTTGACGCGACTGCTCGGCAACCGAACACTGAGAGATCGGGTTCGGGAGGGGCCGATCGGGGCGTAGCGAAGCGAAGCCGGTGCTTGAGGTACCCGCGTAGCGACCCTCGCTTCGGTCTCGCGCGGCCGCGCGCGGATTCCGTTAGCGCCATCCGGAAAGAAACCGGCCCGCGCGGGGAAAAACCCCACGCGGGCCGGTTCCGGGGAGCAGTGGGTCAGGACAGGGTGCAGGTGACACCCGAGGTGCCCAGCGGCTGGAAACCGTAGTCGCTGATCAGGGTGTTCAGCGCGCCGGAGCAGAGGGGGCTCGGGCCGGACGCGTCGAAGCCGACGATGTTCAGCGCGGCGCCGTAGGAGAGCGAACGGGTGTCCAGGACGTGGTACACCGTGCGCGCGCCCCGGAAGGCAGGCAGGAACGTCGGCTCCCACTTGCCGGAGGTGGCGTTCACGCCCACCGGCGCGACGTCCGAGTCCGCACCGGTCAGGGTGCCCTCGAAGAAGCCCGCGCGCTTGTCCGTGACGACCGCGTTGGCCTGGGCGACCCACTGGGCCACCGAGTACGGCGCGATCGCGGTCCCGGCGTCACCTGCGGCGATGGTGGTGGCGTCGTTCTCCTGCATGCGGTGGATGGTGACACCGGTGGTGGTCGGGTCGAAGCCGAGGACGTTGCCGGTGAAGAAGGACAGCGTGCCCGAACCCGTCTGCGGCAGGTACACGGCGATCGGGGCGTCCGCGCCGCCGACCTCGCTCCAGTTGTCGATGGAGCCGTTGTAGATGCCCTTCAGCTGGTCCAGCGTCAGGGTGACGCCGGCACCGGCACCGGTCGACGAGGCGGCCCAGGACACGCCGTCGCGGGCGAAACCGTAGTACTCGAACTCGACCGGATCGCTGGAGCTCGGGCCGGACGACGAACGGGCGACGTCGATCAGCGCGCCGCCCGACGAGGCGTTGGCGTTCAGCGCGTTCTTGCCGGCCGACGAACCGTTGGGCACCGGGTTGCTGGTGGTGTCGTAGGTGGTGCCGCCGTCGTAGAGGTCCGCGGGGACCGTGAAGGTGCCGCCCGCCGGCAGCACCGGCGGCACGTTCACGTAGTTGTCCTCGCCGCCGTTCGCCTGGGCGAAGAGCGCGTTGGTGAAGTCCTGGATGGTGTCGGAACCGGCGGCGGTCACGACCTCGTTGAGGCCGTTGTCGCCGGGCACCGCGCTGGCGGTACCGGTGAGGAGCAGGCAGGCCCCGGTGGCGGCGCCGATGACGCCGGCAAACCGTGCGGTACGAGCACGCATA containing:
- a CDS encoding lytic transglycosylase domain-containing protein, with product MMLRQERWAAERRRRKSEARRVKLGAYAAASLALVPFLPSGGVPIALVAETGATGESAQASLSPAVLDAADDPLMLAAQLPSFADLPITPMGAPVTSAPRIPASVWDAYHRAAAEMARIAPDCHLDWSLLAAIGRIESGHARGGRVDADGTTTGAILGPVLDGGAFAAIRDTDGGALDGDVHWDRAVGPMQFIPATFRSFGADGNGDGVVSPHNIFDAALAAGRYLCAGGGDLRDPRQRAQAVFRYNHSDAYVATVLLWADAYARGGTPVADSPGVAGPVVGAVVPGAVAPGAPVVSLPGAPVAVPPPPPVTVPAPPSVTPPATPPPSPTRTLVPTTTSTTSEPPSSSCTPAPTTTSTPTTTTPVETTTPPVETTSSSAPSTTPSPSEPAC
- a CDS encoding substrate-binding domain-containing protein, whose product is MRARTARFAGVIGAATGACLLLTGTASAVPGDNGLNEVVTAAGSDTIQDFTNALFAQANGGEDNYVNVPPVLPAGGTFTVPADLYDGGTTYDTTSNPVPNGSSAGKNALNANASSGGALIDVARSSSGPSSSDPVEFEYYGFARDGVSWAASSTGAGAGVTLTLDQLKGIYNGSIDNWSEVGGADAPIAVYLPQTGSGTLSFFTGNVLGFDPTTTGVTIHRMQENDATTIAAGDAGTAIAPYSVAQWVAQANAVVTDKRAGFFEGTLTGADSDVAPVGVNATSGKWEPTFLPAFRGARTVYHVLDTRSLSYGAALNIVGFDASGPSPLCSGALNTLISDYGFQPLGTSGVTCTLS
- the pstC gene encoding phosphate ABC transporter permease subunit PstC → MTLAMPKSGEPPPVRPIADAPSRADRAFRRITTGAGLSVLALLIVIGFFLIFRSVPAFQVSGFGFFGTIRFDPATGVMGVLGLLYGTVVVAVIAVVVAVPLSILAALFITEYASGRMRGLLTGLVDLLAAIPSLLYGLWAFSFLGPYLTPVAEWMTGNLGWFPLFATEPDAVLFNSMFVAGLVVSLMVIPITTSVIREVFVQTPLGEKEAALALGSTRWGMVKTVVLPFGRGGIIGGAMLGLGRALGETIAVSLLLPQVPEITTHFLEFGGATISGFIANNAGATGIFLNGLMAAGLVLFVFTLATNFTASMIISRSRSGAGVDA
- a CDS encoding sortase, with amino-acid sequence MSTLSTVENDEAWDEEEQTETVLDEPVEEPAPRFATFGPKWIAGTAVAWVLTTALCFVLVTYALGPMLANNDQRAALADLKGEIAEAYGATRTLLGAAPVTKPPEFGSPVAILEIPKLNLQQVVLEGVTPEQTASGAGHVPGTSRPGQAGNSGIVGRYSGYGAPFSRLGELAAGDQIVVATTQGKSVYTVTGTATREFDEDGDYGKSQDDRLTLVTSASWWPGSASSATVVTAVIEGKPFRPTPQNGRADAQDGRTGDPSAWAQLVLAFGGFVAVAAGATLLYRRWRPVSTYVVTTPALLVLAVLAATAVWRLLPAWA